Proteins found in one Salvia splendens isolate huo1 chromosome 10, SspV2, whole genome shotgun sequence genomic segment:
- the LOC121750618 gene encoding ubiquitin-like-specific protease ESD4 isoform X3, giving the protein MFFSSLVNFFMPCLFLQAIVICPLIFGNFDLSLGYKKHISLESMSKWFYAGISKVGRPRAKGRKRKNKSKQDEFSDVEATVPLGPRKKVGRPRKNVLKQDESSDVEVTVPLCPRKNVLKQDESSDVKATVPLRPRAKRRKRKNVLKHDESSTVEVTVPKNIHRRGHARQSRISNCTITTERGKLDSGRFLCYLMHMWDGLPEEKVESATYFDPLWFEMYANRDRRANVLSWIKEKGILSKKCVFVPIVKWSHWSLLIMYNLGQSLDSETNAPCLLLLDSLQGMDPKRLEPSIRRLLIDIYESEERTESKKELQKIPLWIPEVPQQKEGNECGFYVLFYIRCFIDSPPQSFNMGKDWFTNDQVENFCKELEALPSVTDPDPASYDSSDSIEIVTAPCFDVLFQVCWL; this is encoded by the exons ATGTTTTTTAGCTCTTTGGTTAACTTCTTCATGCCATGTCTTTTCCTACAAGCAATTGTAATCTGCCCtcttatttttggtaattttgaTCTTTCTTTGGGATATAAGAAACATATATCACTGGAATCCATGAGCAAATGGTTTTACGCAGGAATCTCCAAGGTAGGGCGCCCACGCGCAAAGGGGCGAAAGcggaaaaataaatcaaaacaggATGAATTTAGTGATGTTGAAGCCACTGTACCTTTGGGCCCACGCAAAAAGGTAGGGCGCCCACGGAAAAATGTATTAAAACAGGATGAATCTAGTGATGTTGAAGTCACTGTACCTTTGTGCCCACGGAAAAATGTATTAAAACAGGATGAATCTAGTGATGTTAAAGCCACTGTACCTTTGCGCCCACGTGCAAAGCGGCGAAAGCGGAAAAATGTATTGAAACATGATGAATCTAGTACTGTTGAAGTCACTGTTCCTAAGAACATTCATCGTCGTGGTCATGCAAGGCAATCTAGAATCAGCAATTGCACAATCACCACCGAAAGAGGAAAGTTGGACTCAGGCAGATTCCTTTGCTACCTCAT GCACATGTGGGATGGATTACCGGAAGAGAAAGTGGAATCAGCTACATATTTCGACCCTTTGTGGTTTGAAATGTATGCCAATCGGGATAGAAGAGCCAATGTATTGAGCTGGATCAAGGAGAAGGGCATTTTATCAAAGAAATGTGTTTTCGTCCCTATAGTTAAGTg GTCTCACTGGAGTCTCTTAATCATGTATAACTTGGGCCAAAGTCTTGATTCAGAAACTAATGCTCCTTGCCTGCTGCTGCTTGATTCATTGCAAGGCATGGATCCTAAACGGCTCGAACCATCAATAAGAAG ACTTCTTATTGACATCTATGAATCGGAGGAGAGGACAGAGAGCAAGAAGGAGCTCCAAAAGATTCCTCTCTGGATTCCGGAG GTCCCGCAGCAGAAAGAGGGCAACGAATGTGGATTTTACGTTCTATTCTACATACGCTGCTTCATAGATAGTCCCCCTCAAAGTTTCAAT ATGGGAAAGGATTGGTTCACCAATGACCAAGTGGAAAACTTCTGCAAAGAGCTAGAGGCTCTTCCTAGTGTAACTGACCCTGATCCTGCTTCCTATGATTCTAGTGATTCTATCGAGATAGTTACTGCTCCGTGCTTTGATGTTTTGTTTCAAGTTTGTTGGTTGTAG
- the LOC121750618 gene encoding ubiquitin-like-specific protease ESD4 isoform X1, protein MFFSSLVNFFMPCLFLQAIVICPLIFGNFDLSLGYKKHISLESMSKWFYAGISKVGRPRAKGRKRKNKSKQDEFSDVEATVPLGPRKKVGRPRKNVLKQDESSDVEVTVPLCPRKNVLKQDESSDVKATVPLRPRAKRRKRKNVLKHDESSTVEVTVPKNIHRRGHARQSRISNCTITTERGKLDSGRFLCYLMHMWDGLPEEKVESATYFDPLWFEMYANRDRRANVLSWIKEKGILSKKCVFVPIVKWSHWSLLIMYNLGQSLDSETNAPCLLLLDSLQGMDPKRLEPSIRRLLIDIYESEERTESKKELQKIPLWIPEVPQQKEGNECGFYVLFYIRCFIDSPPQSFNVSKGNPNMVTFTSHYFTSTLSCLTLVYTVFQMGKDWFTNDQVENFCKELEALPSVTDPDPASYDSSDSIEIVTAPCFDVLFQVCWL, encoded by the exons ATGTTTTTTAGCTCTTTGGTTAACTTCTTCATGCCATGTCTTTTCCTACAAGCAATTGTAATCTGCCCtcttatttttggtaattttgaTCTTTCTTTGGGATATAAGAAACATATATCACTGGAATCCATGAGCAAATGGTTTTACGCAGGAATCTCCAAGGTAGGGCGCCCACGCGCAAAGGGGCGAAAGcggaaaaataaatcaaaacaggATGAATTTAGTGATGTTGAAGCCACTGTACCTTTGGGCCCACGCAAAAAGGTAGGGCGCCCACGGAAAAATGTATTAAAACAGGATGAATCTAGTGATGTTGAAGTCACTGTACCTTTGTGCCCACGGAAAAATGTATTAAAACAGGATGAATCTAGTGATGTTAAAGCCACTGTACCTTTGCGCCCACGTGCAAAGCGGCGAAAGCGGAAAAATGTATTGAAACATGATGAATCTAGTACTGTTGAAGTCACTGTTCCTAAGAACATTCATCGTCGTGGTCATGCAAGGCAATCTAGAATCAGCAATTGCACAATCACCACCGAAAGAGGAAAGTTGGACTCAGGCAGATTCCTTTGCTACCTCAT GCACATGTGGGATGGATTACCGGAAGAGAAAGTGGAATCAGCTACATATTTCGACCCTTTGTGGTTTGAAATGTATGCCAATCGGGATAGAAGAGCCAATGTATTGAGCTGGATCAAGGAGAAGGGCATTTTATCAAAGAAATGTGTTTTCGTCCCTATAGTTAAGTg GTCTCACTGGAGTCTCTTAATCATGTATAACTTGGGCCAAAGTCTTGATTCAGAAACTAATGCTCCTTGCCTGCTGCTGCTTGATTCATTGCAAGGCATGGATCCTAAACGGCTCGAACCATCAATAAGAAG ACTTCTTATTGACATCTATGAATCGGAGGAGAGGACAGAGAGCAAGAAGGAGCTCCAAAAGATTCCTCTCTGGATTCCGGAG GTCCCGCAGCAGAAAGAGGGCAACGAATGTGGATTTTACGTTCTATTCTACATACGCTGCTTCATAGATAGTCCCCCTCAAAGTTTCAATGTATCTAAGGGCAATCCGAACATGGTGACTTTTACCTCACATTACTTCACATCTACCTTATCGTGCCTTACTTTGGTTTATACTGTATTCCAGATGGGAAAGGATTGGTTCACCAATGACCAAGTGGAAAACTTCTGCAAAGAGCTAGAGGCTCTTCCTAGTGTAACTGACCCTGATCCTGCTTCCTATGATTCTAGTGATTCTATCGAGATAGTTACTGCTCCGTGCTTTGATGTTTTGTTTCAAGTTTGTTGGTTGTAG
- the LOC121750618 gene encoding probable ubiquitin-like-specific protease 2B isoform X2 has protein sequence MFFSSLVNFFMPCLFLQAIVICPLIFGNFDLSLGYKKHISLESMSKWFYAGISKVGRPRAKGRKRKNKSKQDEFSDVEATVPLGPRKKVGRPRKNVLKQDESSDVEVTVPLCPRKNVLKQDESSDVKATVPLRPRAKRRKRKNVLKHDESSTVEVTVPKNIHRRGHARQSRISNCTITTERGKLDSGRFLCYLMHMWDGLPEEKVESATYFDPLWFEMYANRDRRANVLSWIKEKGILSKKCVFVPIVKWSHWSLLIMYNLGQSLDSETNAPCLLLLDSLQGMDPKRLEPSIRRLLIDIYESEERTESKKELQKIPLWIPEVPQQKEGNECGFYVLFYIRCFIDSPPQSFNVSKGNPNMMGKDWFTNDQVENFCKELEALPSVTDPDPASYDSSDSIEIVTAPCFDVLFQVCWL, from the exons ATGTTTTTTAGCTCTTTGGTTAACTTCTTCATGCCATGTCTTTTCCTACAAGCAATTGTAATCTGCCCtcttatttttggtaattttgaTCTTTCTTTGGGATATAAGAAACATATATCACTGGAATCCATGAGCAAATGGTTTTACGCAGGAATCTCCAAGGTAGGGCGCCCACGCGCAAAGGGGCGAAAGcggaaaaataaatcaaaacaggATGAATTTAGTGATGTTGAAGCCACTGTACCTTTGGGCCCACGCAAAAAGGTAGGGCGCCCACGGAAAAATGTATTAAAACAGGATGAATCTAGTGATGTTGAAGTCACTGTACCTTTGTGCCCACGGAAAAATGTATTAAAACAGGATGAATCTAGTGATGTTAAAGCCACTGTACCTTTGCGCCCACGTGCAAAGCGGCGAAAGCGGAAAAATGTATTGAAACATGATGAATCTAGTACTGTTGAAGTCACTGTTCCTAAGAACATTCATCGTCGTGGTCATGCAAGGCAATCTAGAATCAGCAATTGCACAATCACCACCGAAAGAGGAAAGTTGGACTCAGGCAGATTCCTTTGCTACCTCAT GCACATGTGGGATGGATTACCGGAAGAGAAAGTGGAATCAGCTACATATTTCGACCCTTTGTGGTTTGAAATGTATGCCAATCGGGATAGAAGAGCCAATGTATTGAGCTGGATCAAGGAGAAGGGCATTTTATCAAAGAAATGTGTTTTCGTCCCTATAGTTAAGTg GTCTCACTGGAGTCTCTTAATCATGTATAACTTGGGCCAAAGTCTTGATTCAGAAACTAATGCTCCTTGCCTGCTGCTGCTTGATTCATTGCAAGGCATGGATCCTAAACGGCTCGAACCATCAATAAGAAG ACTTCTTATTGACATCTATGAATCGGAGGAGAGGACAGAGAGCAAGAAGGAGCTCCAAAAGATTCCTCTCTGGATTCCGGAG GTCCCGCAGCAGAAAGAGGGCAACGAATGTGGATTTTACGTTCTATTCTACATACGCTGCTTCATAGATAGTCCCCCTCAAAGTTTCAATGTATCTAAGGGCAATCCGAACATG ATGGGAAAGGATTGGTTCACCAATGACCAAGTGGAAAACTTCTGCAAAGAGCTAGAGGCTCTTCCTAGTGTAACTGACCCTGATCCTGCTTCCTATGATTCTAGTGATTCTATCGAGATAGTTACTGCTCCGTGCTTTGATGTTTTGTTTCAAGTTTGTTGGTTGTAG
- the LOC121750618 gene encoding ubiquitin-like-specific protease ESD4 isoform X4, which translates to MNQVSGISKVGRPRAKGRKRKNKSKQDEFSDVEATVPLGPRKKVGRPRKNVLKQDESSDVEVTVPLCPRKNVLKQDESSDVKATVPLRPRAKRRKRKNVLKHDESSTVEVTVPKNIHRRGHARQSRISNCTITTERGKLDSGRFLCYLMHMWDGLPEEKVESATYFDPLWFEMYANRDRRANVLSWIKEKGILSKKCVFVPIVKWSHWSLLIMYNLGQSLDSETNAPCLLLLDSLQGMDPKRLEPSIRRLLIDIYESEERTESKKELQKIPLWIPEVPQQKEGNECGFYVLFYIRCFIDSPPQSFNVSKGNPNMVTFTSHYFTSTLSCLTLVYTVFQMGKDWFTNDQVENFCKELEALPSVTDPDPASYDSSDSIEIVTAPCFDVLFQVCWL; encoded by the exons ATGAATCAAGTATCAG GAATCTCCAAGGTAGGGCGCCCACGCGCAAAGGGGCGAAAGcggaaaaataaatcaaaacaggATGAATTTAGTGATGTTGAAGCCACTGTACCTTTGGGCCCACGCAAAAAGGTAGGGCGCCCACGGAAAAATGTATTAAAACAGGATGAATCTAGTGATGTTGAAGTCACTGTACCTTTGTGCCCACGGAAAAATGTATTAAAACAGGATGAATCTAGTGATGTTAAAGCCACTGTACCTTTGCGCCCACGTGCAAAGCGGCGAAAGCGGAAAAATGTATTGAAACATGATGAATCTAGTACTGTTGAAGTCACTGTTCCTAAGAACATTCATCGTCGTGGTCATGCAAGGCAATCTAGAATCAGCAATTGCACAATCACCACCGAAAGAGGAAAGTTGGACTCAGGCAGATTCCTTTGCTACCTCAT GCACATGTGGGATGGATTACCGGAAGAGAAAGTGGAATCAGCTACATATTTCGACCCTTTGTGGTTTGAAATGTATGCCAATCGGGATAGAAGAGCCAATGTATTGAGCTGGATCAAGGAGAAGGGCATTTTATCAAAGAAATGTGTTTTCGTCCCTATAGTTAAGTg GTCTCACTGGAGTCTCTTAATCATGTATAACTTGGGCCAAAGTCTTGATTCAGAAACTAATGCTCCTTGCCTGCTGCTGCTTGATTCATTGCAAGGCATGGATCCTAAACGGCTCGAACCATCAATAAGAAG ACTTCTTATTGACATCTATGAATCGGAGGAGAGGACAGAGAGCAAGAAGGAGCTCCAAAAGATTCCTCTCTGGATTCCGGAG GTCCCGCAGCAGAAAGAGGGCAACGAATGTGGATTTTACGTTCTATTCTACATACGCTGCTTCATAGATAGTCCCCCTCAAAGTTTCAATGTATCTAAGGGCAATCCGAACATGGTGACTTTTACCTCACATTACTTCACATCTACCTTATCGTGCCTTACTTTGGTTTATACTGTATTCCAGATGGGAAAGGATTGGTTCACCAATGACCAAGTGGAAAACTTCTGCAAAGAGCTAGAGGCTCTTCCTAGTGTAACTGACCCTGATCCTGCTTCCTATGATTCTAGTGATTCTATCGAGATAGTTACTGCTCCGTGCTTTGATGTTTTGTTTCAAGTTTGTTGGTTGTAG
- the LOC121753118 gene encoding CSC1-like protein At4g35870, whose translation MNPTLSPPFMADAALSPSGDGDGSIEDAWYGNIQYLINISAIGALTCLLIFVFVKLRSDHRRVPGPTAIASKLLAAWHATSRDISHHCGADAAQFLLIEGGASAILLLLAALALLVMLPVNIYAGDAPISDEFSKTTINHIAKGSPLLWVHFVFVILVVLLVYYGTNQIERRLRITRFRDGHGNPGEPTANSTAIFTIMVHGIPKTLGFDKTPLVEYFQQRYPGKIYRVIVPMDLCALDDLATELVKVREDITKLVTKIESRGLADEDDDGEDAREAKGFWARLRFLWRRMKDFWYRAAHELGFSEEERLRKLQELRADLEMEMAAYKEGRARGAAVAFVVFKDVYTANKAVQDFQNEKRRRVGRFFSLMELQLQRNQWKVERAPLASDIYWNHLGSSRLSLKLRKVLVNTCLLLMLLFFSSPLAVISAIKSAARIINAEAIDNAQMWLTWLQSSSWIATIIFQFLPNVIVFISMYIVIPSALSYLSKFERHLTASREQRAALLKMVCFFLVNLILLRALVESSLEGAILNMSRCYLDGEDCKRIEQYLSASFLSRSCLSSLAFLITSTFLGISYDLLAPIPWIKNKLRRFRKNDMLQLVPERSEDYPLQHQDIDSLQRPLISERISEVMVGNNVFSNGSPPTSPNAIGHDMSEYPPVSSRTSPVPKQTFDFAQYYAFNLTIFALTLIYSSFSPLVVPVGAIYFGYRYVVDKYNFLFVYRVGGFPAGNDGKLMDTVLCIMRFCVDLFLLSMLLFFTIHGDSTKLQAIFTLGLFVMYKLLALNQDAQPGSLQALQNVESATSGSLDYEAFSRPTFEWDTYSS comes from the coding sequence ATGAACCCCACGCTGTCGCCGCCGTTCATGGCGGACGCCGCCCTCTCGCCCTCCGGCGACGGAGACGGGAGCATCGAGGACGCGTGGTACGGCAACATCCAATACCTCATCAACATCTCCGCCATCGGAGCCCTCACCTGCCTCCTCATCTTCGTCTTCGTCAAGCTGCGGAGCGACCACCGCCGCGTTCCCGGCCCCACCGCCATCGCCTCCAAGCTCCTCGCCGCCTGGCACGCCACCAGCCGCGATATTTCGCACCATTGCGGCGCCGATGCCGCCCAATTTCTCCTCATCGAGGGTGGAGCCTCCGCTATTCTTCTCCTCCTTGCTGCCCTCGCCCTCCTCGTCATGCTTCCCGTCAATATATACGCCGGCGATGCCCCAATTTCTGATGAATTCTCCAAGACTACCATCAATCATATTGCTAAAGGTTCGCCTTTGCTTTGGGTGCACTTCgtttttgttattttggttGTTTTGTTGGTGTATTACGGCACAAACCAGATTGAGAGGAGGTTGAGGATAACTAGGTTTCGGGATGGGCACGGGAATCCGGGTGAGCCAACTGCGAATTCGACTGCCATATTCACCATTATGGTCCATGGTATTCCCAAGACTTTGGGGTTTGACAAGACTCCCCTGGTTGAGTATTTTCAGCAGAGGTATCCGGGGAAGATTTACAGAGTGATTGTGCCGATGGATTTGTGTGCATTGGATGATTTGGCTACCGAGTTGGTGAAGGTGAGGGAGGATATCACAAAGTTGGTGACAAAAATTGAATCGAGGGGTTTGGCTGATGAGGATGACGATGGAGAGGATGCACGAGAAGCAAAGGGATTCTGGGCTAGGTTGAGGTTTCTTTGGAGGAGAATGAAGGATTTTTGGTACAGGGCTGCTCATGAATTGGGTTTTTCAGAGGAGGAGAGGCTGAGGAAGTTGCAAGAGTTGAGAGCTGATCTTGAGATGGAGATGGCAGCTTATAAAGAGGGACGTGCAAGGGGTGCCGCTGTTGCTTTTGTGGTGTTTAAGGACGTTTACACTGCAAATAAGGCTGTTCAGGATTTCCAAAATGAGAAGAGGAGGCGGGTTGGGAGATTCTTCTCTTTGATGGAGTTGCAACTTCAGAGGAACCAGTGGAAAGTAGAGAGAGCTCCGTTGGCCAGTGATATATATTGGAATCATTTGGGATCATCAAGGCTCTCGTTGAAATTGAGAAAAGTTCTTGTCAACACTTGCCTTCTGTTGATGCTCTTGTTCTTTAGCTCTCCGCTTGCAGTGATCAGTGCCATCAAGAGTGCAGCTAGGATTATCAACGCCGAAGCAATAGATAATGCTCAGATGTGGTTGACTTGGTTGCAAAGCTCCAGCTGGATAGCTACCATAATATTCCAGTTTCTGCCTAATGTGATTGTTTTCATAAGCATGTACATAGTTATTCCATCAGCACTTTCGTATCTCTCTAAGTTTGAGAGGCATCTTACAGCGTCCAGGGAGCAACGAGCTGCTTTGTTGAAGATGGTTTGCTTTTTTCTGGTGAATCTCATTCTCTTGAGGGCTCTGGTTGAGTCGTCACTGGAAGGTGCTATTCTAAATATGAGCAGGTGTTACTTGGATGGGGAAGATTGCAAGCGAATTGAACAATATCTAAGTGCTTCATTCTTGTCAAGATCGTGCCTTTCGTCTCTCGCGTTTCTCATCACAAGCACTTTCTTGGGAATATCTTATGACCTACTGGCTCCCATACCTTGGATCAAGAACAAGCTACGAAGATTCCGGAAGAATGACATGCTGCAGCTGGTGCCTGAACGAAGCGAGGATTATCCCTTGCAGCATCAAGACATTGATAGCCTGCAGAGACCTCTCATATCAGAGAGGATTTCTGAGGTCATGGTTGGCAATAACGTGTTCTCGAATGGGTCCCCACCGACCTCTCCTAATGCAATCGGGCACGATATGTCCGAGTATCCTCCAGTCAGCAGCCGAACATCTCCAGTGCCCAAACAGACTTTTGATTTTGCACAATACTATGCATTCAACCTCACCATTTTCGCCCTGACCCTGATATACTCTTCATTCTCTCCTCTAGTGGTTCCAGTTGGGGCGATCTACTTTGGGTATAGGTACGTTGTGGATAAATACAACTTCTTGTTTGTGTATAGAGTTGGAGGCTTTCCTGCTGGCAACGATGGGAAATTGATGGATACAGTGCTGTGCATCATGAGGTTTTGCGTGGACTTGTTTCTGCTTTCGATGCTGTTGTTCTTTACCATTCATGGCGACTCCACGAAGCTGCAAGCGATATTTACACTAGGGTTGTTTGTGATGTATAAGCTTTTGGCGTTGAATCAGGATGCCCAACCTGGTTCGTTGCAAGCCTTACAAAATGTGGAAAGTGCAACTAGTGGATCCCTTGATTATGAGGCTTTTTCACGCCCTACATTTGAATGGGATACTTATAGTTCATGA